One genomic region from Sylvia atricapilla isolate bSylAtr1 chromosome 16, bSylAtr1.pri, whole genome shotgun sequence encodes:
- the ADNP gene encoding activity-dependent neuroprotector homeobox protein isoform X1 produces MEYCMLGTSAFHKVQQQLMMPRKAFLSQKEKQARARERDMLKKRRRRQDYLKRSVEPQKNAETIKWHRDDEKRRENEQVKDKDIKKRWRQDERERRKNVDAMNWHREEEKRENERETMFQLPVNNLGSLRKARKTVKKILSDIGLEYCKEHIEDFKQFEPNDFYLKNTTWEDVGLWDPSLTKNQDYRTKPFCCSACPFSSKFFSAYKSHFRNVHSEDFENRILLNCPYCTFNADKKTLETHIKIFHAPNANTPSGGISTFKDKNKHESLKPKQADSVEQAVYYCKKCTYRDPLYEIVRKHIYREHFQHVAAPYIAKGGEKSLNGAVPLSSSAREEGGIHCKRCLFMPKSYEALVQHVIEDHERIGYQVTAMIGHTNVVVPRSKPLMLIAPKPQDKKPMGLPQRMGALSAGSVRSLSSQQMMNRLTIPKPTLNSAGVNMMSNVHLQQNNYGVKSVPPSYVGQPGGRLSLSGNAPVSLSQQSQSMKQFSASGNGRPYTLGGEQRSQASGRYSLQSANSSSLSSAQLKQTSLSQSQAASRALGQSGSKSPVAATGPSAVNTSSTQKWKICTICNELFPENVYSVHFEKEHKAEKVPAVANYIMKIHNFTSKCLYCNRYLPTDTLLNHMLIHGLSCPYCRSTFNDVEKMAAHMRMVHVDEEMGPKTDSTLTFDLTLQQGSHTNIHLLVTTYNLRDAPAESVAYHAQNTPPVPQKPQPKIQEKSDIPVKSSPQAAVPYKKDVGKTLCPLCFSILKGPISDALAHHLRERHQVIQTVHPVEKKLTYKCIHCLGVYTSNMTASTITLHLVHCRGVGKTQNGQDKGTSSRLGQSPAAAPMKRSYEHMDFPMMKKRKMDDDDSPSAFEEKPEEPVVLALDPKGHEDDSYEARKTFLTKYFNKQPYPTRREIEKLAASLWLWKSDIASHFSNKRKKCVRDCEKYKPGVLLGFNMKELNKVKHEMDFDAEWLFENHDEKNSRVNVSKTVDKKINLEKDNDSSSDSYENLEEEYNESHSPFGQNVSDVGGQASSDSAVQNPQDCIAKEITEENTLQSSEKAEQKQEESSKYEEPTKLVGDVSDSEGDQDDAVEWKDGASQSESGPGSQQVSDFEDNALEVKPEVWTDESSQSEDARGSKPTVEAKGGGSESDEEQSKWKNRSYGKVEGFWSKDQSQWKNSSELEESLANEQMEWQSSTMDSEDGDGFGAVGAEPMHGSLPGVELSSQQA; encoded by the exons aTGGAGTATTGCATGCTGGGAACAAGTGCTTTTCATAAG GTACAGCAGCAGCTCATGATGCCCCgtaaagcttttctttcccagaaagaaaagcaggctCGTGCCAGGGAAAGGGATATGttaaaaaagaggaggaggcGACAAGACTATCTCAAAAGGAGCGTGGAGCCGCAGAAAAACGCAGAAACAATAAAGTGGCACAGGGATGatgagaagaggagagaaaatgagcaAGTTAAGGACAAAGATATCAAGAAGCGGTGGAGACAGGATGAGAGAGAACGACGGAAGAATGTGGACGCTATGAATTGgcacagggaagaggagaagagggaaaatgagCGAG AAACTATGTTCCAACTTCCTGTCAACAACCTTGGCAGTTTAAGAAAGGCCCggaaaactgtgaaaaaaatacttagtGACATTGGTTTGGAATACTGTAAAGAGCATATAGAA gattTTAAGCAGTTTGAACCTAATGACTTTTATTTGAAGAACACTACGTGGGAGGATGTGGGACTGTGGGACCCATCGCTTACAAAAAACCAG GACTATCGGACAAAGCCCTTTTGCTGCAGTGCATGTCCCTTCTCCTCGAAGTTCTTTTCAGCCTACAAAAGCCACTTCCGGAATGTTCACAGCGAAGACTTTGAGAACAGGATCCTGCTCAACTGCCCCTACTGTACCTTCAACGCCGACAAAAAGACTTTGGAAACGCACATTAAAATATTCCACGCTCCCAATGCCAATACACCGAGTGGAGGCATCAGCACAttcaaagataaaaacaaacacGAGAGCCTTAAACCCAAGCAGGCTGACAGTGTGGAACAAGCTGTTTATTACTGTAAGAAGTGCACTTACCGTGACCCGCTCTACGAAATCGTTCGAAAGCACATTTACAGGGAACATTTTCAGCACGTTGCTGCTCCTTACATAGCCAAGGGAGGTGAAAAGTCCCTCAATGGTGCAGTTCCATTGAGCTCCAGTGCCCGAGAGGAGGGGGGTATCCACTGCAAACGATGCCTTTTCATGCCGAAATCCTACGAAGCTTTAGTCCAGCACGTGATCGAAGACCACGAGCGGATCGGATACCAGGTCACGGCAATGATTGGGCACACCAACGTGGTGGTCCCCAGATCTAAACCTCTGATGCTAATAGCTCCCAAACCCCAGGATAAAAAGCCTATGGGACTCCCTCAGAGGATGGGAGCCCTCTCTGCTGGCAGCGTCCGCTCGCTCTCGTCGCAGCAGATGATGAACAGACTCACTATACCAAAGCCCACGTTAAATTCTGCAGGAGTCAACATGATGTCAAACGTTCACCTACAGCAGAACAATTACGGGGTTAAATCGGTACCCCCCAGTTACGTGGGTCAGCCAGGGGGGAGGCTCAGCCTCAGTGGCAACGCACCCGTTTCTCTATCCCAACAATCACAGAGCATGAAACAGTTTTCAGCGAGTGGCAATGGAAGGCCTTACACTctgggaggggagcagaggtCCCAGGCCTCGGGCAGGTACTCGCTGCAGTCTGCCAACTCCTCCTCGCTGTCGTCGGCGCAGCTCAAACAGACGTCGCTGTCGCAGTCCCAGGCAGCGTCCAGAGCCCTGGGCCAGTCTGGCTCCAAATCCCCCGTGGCTGCTACAGGTCCCTCCGCCGTCAACACCTCGTCCACGCAGAAGTGGAAAATCTGTACAATCTGCAACGAGCTGTTCCCCGAAAACGTGTACAGCGTCCACTTTGAGAAGGAGCACAAGGCTGAGAAGGTGCCTGCGGTGGCCAACTACATCATGAAAATCCACAACTTCACGAGCAAATGTCTCTACTGTAACCGCTACCTGCCCACGGACACGCTGCTCAACCACATGCTGATCCACGGGCTCTCCTGCCCCTACTGCCGCTCCACCTTCAACGACGTGGAGAAGATGGCCGCCCACATGCGCATGGTGCACGTGGACGAGGAGATGGGACCTAAGACTGACTCCACGCTGACCTTTGATCTGACCTTGCAGCAGGGCAGCCACACGAACATCCACCTCCTCGTCACCACCTACAACCTGCGCGACGCTCCTGCCGAATCCGTAGCTTACCACGCCCAGAACACGCCCCCGGTCCCGCAGAAGCCGCAGCCCAAAATCCAGGAGAAGTCTGACATACCCGTCAAGAGCTCTCCGCAAGCGGCGGTGCCCTACAAAAAAGACGTGGGGAAAACCCTGTGTCCTCTGTGCTTTTCAATCCTAAAAGGCCCCATCTCTGACGCGCTGGCACATCACCTCCGGGAGAGGCACCAGGTCATTCAGACGGTTCACCCCGTGGAGAAGAAGCTGACCTACAAGTGCATCCACTGCCTGGGCGTGTACACGAGCAACATGACGGCCTCCACCATAACGCTGCACCTGGTGCACTGCAGGGGCGTGGGCAAGACCCAGAACGGGCAGGACAAAGGGACCTCGTCCCGCCTGGGCCAGtcccccgccgccgcgcccATGAAACGCTCCTACGAGCACATGGACTTCCCCAtgatgaagaagaggaagatggaCGACGATGACTCCCCCTCTGCCTTTGAGGAGAAGCCTGAAGAACCTGTAGTTCTAGCACTGGACCCCAAGGGTCACGAAGATGATTCGTACGAAGccaggaaaacatttcttacCAAGTATTTCAATAAGCAGCCCTACCCCACTCGGAGGGAGATCGAGAAGCTGGCGGCCAGTTTGTGGCTCTGGAAATCTGATATCGCATCTCACTTCAgcaacaaaaggaagaaatgcgTTAGGGATTGTGAAAAATACAAacctggggtgctgctgggcttcAACATGAAAGAGCTGAACAAAGTCAAACACGAGATGGATTTTGATGCTGAATGGCTGTTTGAAAACCACGACGAGAAGAATTCCAGAGTCAATGTCAGTAAGACTGTtgataaaaaaatcaacttaGAAAAAGACAATGACAGTTCCTCAGACAGCTACGAAAACCTAGAGGAGGAATACAACGAGAGCCACAGTCCCTTTGGGCAGAATGTCTCTGACGTGGGTGGGCAAGCCTCGTCTGACAGCGCAGTGCAGAACCCCCAGGACTGCATAGCCAAGGAAATCACGGAGGAGAACACGTTACAGTCTTCAGAGAAGGCTGAGCAAAAACAAGAGGAAAGCTCTAAATACGAAGAGCCAACGAAACTGGTAGGTGATGTTTCAGACAGCGAAGGTGACCAGGATGATGCAGTGGAATGGAAGGATGGAGCTTCCCAGTCCGAAAGCGGGCCCGGCTCCCAGCAGGTTTCGGATTTTGAAGATAACGCGTTGGAGGTAAAACCAGAAGTGTGGACAGATGAATCTTCCCAAAGTGAAGATGCCAGGGGCAGTAAACCCACCGTGGAGGCCAAGGGGGGTGGATCTGAAAGCGATGAAGAACAGTCCAAGTGGAAGAATCGTTCCTATGGAAAAGTAGAAGGGTTTTGGTCCAAGGACCAGTCTCAATGGAAAAACTCCTCCGAGCTGGAGGAGAGCCTGGCCAACGAGCAGATGGAGTGGCAGAGCAGCACGATGGACAGCGAGGACGGCGACGGCTTCGGGGCCGTGGGGGCCGAGCCCATGCACGGCAGCCTGCCCGGGGTGGAGCTCAGCAGCCAGCAGGCGTGA
- the ADNP gene encoding activity-dependent neuroprotector homeobox protein isoform X2 produces the protein MMPRKAFLSQKEKQARARERDMLKKRRRRQDYLKRSVEPQKNAETIKWHRDDEKRRENEQVKDKDIKKRWRQDERERRKNVDAMNWHREEEKRENERETMFQLPVNNLGSLRKARKTVKKILSDIGLEYCKEHIEDFKQFEPNDFYLKNTTWEDVGLWDPSLTKNQDYRTKPFCCSACPFSSKFFSAYKSHFRNVHSEDFENRILLNCPYCTFNADKKTLETHIKIFHAPNANTPSGGISTFKDKNKHESLKPKQADSVEQAVYYCKKCTYRDPLYEIVRKHIYREHFQHVAAPYIAKGGEKSLNGAVPLSSSAREEGGIHCKRCLFMPKSYEALVQHVIEDHERIGYQVTAMIGHTNVVVPRSKPLMLIAPKPQDKKPMGLPQRMGALSAGSVRSLSSQQMMNRLTIPKPTLNSAGVNMMSNVHLQQNNYGVKSVPPSYVGQPGGRLSLSGNAPVSLSQQSQSMKQFSASGNGRPYTLGGEQRSQASGRYSLQSANSSSLSSAQLKQTSLSQSQAASRALGQSGSKSPVAATGPSAVNTSSTQKWKICTICNELFPENVYSVHFEKEHKAEKVPAVANYIMKIHNFTSKCLYCNRYLPTDTLLNHMLIHGLSCPYCRSTFNDVEKMAAHMRMVHVDEEMGPKTDSTLTFDLTLQQGSHTNIHLLVTTYNLRDAPAESVAYHAQNTPPVPQKPQPKIQEKSDIPVKSSPQAAVPYKKDVGKTLCPLCFSILKGPISDALAHHLRERHQVIQTVHPVEKKLTYKCIHCLGVYTSNMTASTITLHLVHCRGVGKTQNGQDKGTSSRLGQSPAAAPMKRSYEHMDFPMMKKRKMDDDDSPSAFEEKPEEPVVLALDPKGHEDDSYEARKTFLTKYFNKQPYPTRREIEKLAASLWLWKSDIASHFSNKRKKCVRDCEKYKPGVLLGFNMKELNKVKHEMDFDAEWLFENHDEKNSRVNVSKTVDKKINLEKDNDSSSDSYENLEEEYNESHSPFGQNVSDVGGQASSDSAVQNPQDCIAKEITEENTLQSSEKAEQKQEESSKYEEPTKLVGDVSDSEGDQDDAVEWKDGASQSESGPGSQQVSDFEDNALEVKPEVWTDESSQSEDARGSKPTVEAKGGGSESDEEQSKWKNRSYGKVEGFWSKDQSQWKNSSELEESLANEQMEWQSSTMDSEDGDGFGAVGAEPMHGSLPGVELSSQQA, from the exons ATGATGCCCCgtaaagcttttctttcccagaaagaaaagcaggctCGTGCCAGGGAAAGGGATATGttaaaaaagaggaggaggcGACAAGACTATCTCAAAAGGAGCGTGGAGCCGCAGAAAAACGCAGAAACAATAAAGTGGCACAGGGATGatgagaagaggagagaaaatgagcaAGTTAAGGACAAAGATATCAAGAAGCGGTGGAGACAGGATGAGAGAGAACGACGGAAGAATGTGGACGCTATGAATTGgcacagggaagaggagaagagggaaaatgagCGAG AAACTATGTTCCAACTTCCTGTCAACAACCTTGGCAGTTTAAGAAAGGCCCggaaaactgtgaaaaaaatacttagtGACATTGGTTTGGAATACTGTAAAGAGCATATAGAA gattTTAAGCAGTTTGAACCTAATGACTTTTATTTGAAGAACACTACGTGGGAGGATGTGGGACTGTGGGACCCATCGCTTACAAAAAACCAG GACTATCGGACAAAGCCCTTTTGCTGCAGTGCATGTCCCTTCTCCTCGAAGTTCTTTTCAGCCTACAAAAGCCACTTCCGGAATGTTCACAGCGAAGACTTTGAGAACAGGATCCTGCTCAACTGCCCCTACTGTACCTTCAACGCCGACAAAAAGACTTTGGAAACGCACATTAAAATATTCCACGCTCCCAATGCCAATACACCGAGTGGAGGCATCAGCACAttcaaagataaaaacaaacacGAGAGCCTTAAACCCAAGCAGGCTGACAGTGTGGAACAAGCTGTTTATTACTGTAAGAAGTGCACTTACCGTGACCCGCTCTACGAAATCGTTCGAAAGCACATTTACAGGGAACATTTTCAGCACGTTGCTGCTCCTTACATAGCCAAGGGAGGTGAAAAGTCCCTCAATGGTGCAGTTCCATTGAGCTCCAGTGCCCGAGAGGAGGGGGGTATCCACTGCAAACGATGCCTTTTCATGCCGAAATCCTACGAAGCTTTAGTCCAGCACGTGATCGAAGACCACGAGCGGATCGGATACCAGGTCACGGCAATGATTGGGCACACCAACGTGGTGGTCCCCAGATCTAAACCTCTGATGCTAATAGCTCCCAAACCCCAGGATAAAAAGCCTATGGGACTCCCTCAGAGGATGGGAGCCCTCTCTGCTGGCAGCGTCCGCTCGCTCTCGTCGCAGCAGATGATGAACAGACTCACTATACCAAAGCCCACGTTAAATTCTGCAGGAGTCAACATGATGTCAAACGTTCACCTACAGCAGAACAATTACGGGGTTAAATCGGTACCCCCCAGTTACGTGGGTCAGCCAGGGGGGAGGCTCAGCCTCAGTGGCAACGCACCCGTTTCTCTATCCCAACAATCACAGAGCATGAAACAGTTTTCAGCGAGTGGCAATGGAAGGCCTTACACTctgggaggggagcagaggtCCCAGGCCTCGGGCAGGTACTCGCTGCAGTCTGCCAACTCCTCCTCGCTGTCGTCGGCGCAGCTCAAACAGACGTCGCTGTCGCAGTCCCAGGCAGCGTCCAGAGCCCTGGGCCAGTCTGGCTCCAAATCCCCCGTGGCTGCTACAGGTCCCTCCGCCGTCAACACCTCGTCCACGCAGAAGTGGAAAATCTGTACAATCTGCAACGAGCTGTTCCCCGAAAACGTGTACAGCGTCCACTTTGAGAAGGAGCACAAGGCTGAGAAGGTGCCTGCGGTGGCCAACTACATCATGAAAATCCACAACTTCACGAGCAAATGTCTCTACTGTAACCGCTACCTGCCCACGGACACGCTGCTCAACCACATGCTGATCCACGGGCTCTCCTGCCCCTACTGCCGCTCCACCTTCAACGACGTGGAGAAGATGGCCGCCCACATGCGCATGGTGCACGTGGACGAGGAGATGGGACCTAAGACTGACTCCACGCTGACCTTTGATCTGACCTTGCAGCAGGGCAGCCACACGAACATCCACCTCCTCGTCACCACCTACAACCTGCGCGACGCTCCTGCCGAATCCGTAGCTTACCACGCCCAGAACACGCCCCCGGTCCCGCAGAAGCCGCAGCCCAAAATCCAGGAGAAGTCTGACATACCCGTCAAGAGCTCTCCGCAAGCGGCGGTGCCCTACAAAAAAGACGTGGGGAAAACCCTGTGTCCTCTGTGCTTTTCAATCCTAAAAGGCCCCATCTCTGACGCGCTGGCACATCACCTCCGGGAGAGGCACCAGGTCATTCAGACGGTTCACCCCGTGGAGAAGAAGCTGACCTACAAGTGCATCCACTGCCTGGGCGTGTACACGAGCAACATGACGGCCTCCACCATAACGCTGCACCTGGTGCACTGCAGGGGCGTGGGCAAGACCCAGAACGGGCAGGACAAAGGGACCTCGTCCCGCCTGGGCCAGtcccccgccgccgcgcccATGAAACGCTCCTACGAGCACATGGACTTCCCCAtgatgaagaagaggaagatggaCGACGATGACTCCCCCTCTGCCTTTGAGGAGAAGCCTGAAGAACCTGTAGTTCTAGCACTGGACCCCAAGGGTCACGAAGATGATTCGTACGAAGccaggaaaacatttcttacCAAGTATTTCAATAAGCAGCCCTACCCCACTCGGAGGGAGATCGAGAAGCTGGCGGCCAGTTTGTGGCTCTGGAAATCTGATATCGCATCTCACTTCAgcaacaaaaggaagaaatgcgTTAGGGATTGTGAAAAATACAAacctggggtgctgctgggcttcAACATGAAAGAGCTGAACAAAGTCAAACACGAGATGGATTTTGATGCTGAATGGCTGTTTGAAAACCACGACGAGAAGAATTCCAGAGTCAATGTCAGTAAGACTGTtgataaaaaaatcaacttaGAAAAAGACAATGACAGTTCCTCAGACAGCTACGAAAACCTAGAGGAGGAATACAACGAGAGCCACAGTCCCTTTGGGCAGAATGTCTCTGACGTGGGTGGGCAAGCCTCGTCTGACAGCGCAGTGCAGAACCCCCAGGACTGCATAGCCAAGGAAATCACGGAGGAGAACACGTTACAGTCTTCAGAGAAGGCTGAGCAAAAACAAGAGGAAAGCTCTAAATACGAAGAGCCAACGAAACTGGTAGGTGATGTTTCAGACAGCGAAGGTGACCAGGATGATGCAGTGGAATGGAAGGATGGAGCTTCCCAGTCCGAAAGCGGGCCCGGCTCCCAGCAGGTTTCGGATTTTGAAGATAACGCGTTGGAGGTAAAACCAGAAGTGTGGACAGATGAATCTTCCCAAAGTGAAGATGCCAGGGGCAGTAAACCCACCGTGGAGGCCAAGGGGGGTGGATCTGAAAGCGATGAAGAACAGTCCAAGTGGAAGAATCGTTCCTATGGAAAAGTAGAAGGGTTTTGGTCCAAGGACCAGTCTCAATGGAAAAACTCCTCCGAGCTGGAGGAGAGCCTGGCCAACGAGCAGATGGAGTGGCAGAGCAGCACGATGGACAGCGAGGACGGCGACGGCTTCGGGGCCGTGGGGGCCGAGCCCATGCACGGCAGCCTGCCCGGGGTGGAGCTCAGCAGCCAGCAGGCGTGA